Genomic DNA from Solanum dulcamara chromosome 4, daSolDulc1.2, whole genome shotgun sequence:
AAAAAGAAACCCTGAAATGAAAAGTTCGATCCAACATCACCAACATTAACTCCCCCATCCTATAGTTATTGATTAATTACAGTTTGTGCTATGCCAATAAGGGCGCGATATCTAAGTATCATTTCTTTCTCTAGAATAATTAGAAGGTAAAACTATTGAATAGAAAACTGGAACTTTATTATATAACTAATAGAATGAAGATTTCATGGAATCCCACAAAGGATAtcatgaaaggctaaaagagaCATAAGTTTTCTGTTTTTAGGATCTTAAGAAACCTAGACCCAGATTTAATCTTAAGAGTATCAGTTCTCCTGATGGTGATCTCTTCAAGGATGTTTACACTAACTTAGGAATATCTTTGCAGCAAAGGCCAGATGTATTGCAGCATACAGAAAAGAAACACAATAAGCTCCATCTGTTCTAAAGCCCAGTAATGCTAGCCAAAGAGAACATGAATGATAACTAAATTAGGCATATCAATTTGTCGTGCATTAAATATCTATAGAACTTTCATCTACTTATTTCTCAGCTCGGAAACGTTCCTTTACAACAGAAGTATAGTGATAAATTTGGGCGCAGAACTGGATGAGTTCAGTGAGAATAATAGCTGTCAGCCTGGTATTCAAACTGAAGGTTGAGACTACAATAGATAGCCTCATAGTCCAACTCATTGGTACAAATTGTACGGTATAGAATacattataattatgttcaacTATATTTCAAAAATCCATGTGTACAATGTTATATCATCTGCCTTTGTCTTCTACTGTTCCTTCTAGTTTAATAATATACTTAACTGTTTTACACTCCTTTTAACAATTAAAAACCAACTAATTTCTTCAAAACACTATTTCAGTCTAAGATCACTCACCGGATGTAAAAACAAGATAAAATCCATAGCAGTAAGTTCAGACATCAGAAATGGGACACATGGTTAACAGGTTAAACGAGGGTATGCATATCTAGATCCTTCAACATACACCAAAAAAAGCTTAGTGAAACTTGAAGAAAAGGTATATATACCCATATCCAAGTCCATGTAATACAGACTTTTCTTCCACTACACCAATAACTCACATAAACTGCACCTAACAGCAAAGAAACTAGGTTTTTTTTCTCACTTCAACTACCCCCAAAAGCAAAAGGCCCGTGATTTTTAAGTTCTAACTGAATTAAAAGttcaaatttaacaaattaaaCTGCTTAGAAATTCTGAAATTGTACAGAAAAATGAATCAACAAATTACTTACCAACGAGAACCAAACTGAGTTTAGCGCACTGCACATTCAAACAAAATCCAAAAAAGAACAATTAATTATATACCCAAatcgaaaaaagaaaaaaatacactTGAGAATGGTCAAGGGGGGAAAGCATACATTGTAAACTTGGAAAGCTTTGCCGACACTGACGGTGACGAAGGTCTCGGTACCAAGTCTCTGTACAGAGAAAGGAACATTGGTCGTAATGTATCCAATTGCTCTAAAAGGCTCGAAAATCCCCATTCCTTTTCTCCACACTTGAAAGAAGCTTTTTTGCGCCCAGAAAATTGAAGCGCTGGTAAAGCTTAGGTTATTCTGCACTAAAGGGTTTTAGAAGTGAAGCTTAAACCCTAGTTGGGTGCACACGCTCAACTGTGTGTATgtgtatttcttttttctttttgattaaaTGTTATATtccataaaaaaaatcttttctttgttttagcGGGGGCCCCTTTGTTATTTTCTTCTCATGAAAATGAAAAACTCCACAagttataaaaattatcaaaatctcTTCAATTCATAAACAAGAATTTGAATATCCTAAAAAGTTGTATTAATAAATCACATATCAGcatattctttttatatataaatatttgtgattaccacataattttataaaattcacTAGTTAACAATAGTAATAACTAATTTTCcttttagggtgtgtttggttttccatagaaaatgttttcttgtGAAATAAGTTGGTTCCtatcttttttttctcaaatttggttGGTGAGTGGCAAATATTTTTCgtaaatttttttattctatttgtTTGATTagtaaatgaaatatttttttagaaaatatcttttattttttgctagagggtagaaaatattttttagaaaaattcttTGACATGAAAATCAACTCTAGTAATTGATTCGGAACCCGACCCCGACACCTGATGTGGGACCCAACTCAACTTTCAACCAAGATTCGACTTTCAAATTTAGACTTGATCGCGACTTTCGAACCGAAATCCAATCACACCTAACTCCAAACccaatttttgaataatttgattttttaaaaaaatatttttgggggGAGTGGGGCGGGGGGCATTGGGGTAGGGGTGggtgaaaaaaaattcaaaacttgaaattttgtgGGGGTGCTAGTGGGGTGGGGGGTCGAGGTAGGGGGTgaggtaaaaatataaaaattttaaaatttgaaatatttttaaaaataattttttaaattttttttgtgtgagGAAGGGGGGACTATGGGGTGGAGGGGCTGGTAGGAGGAACGGGCTAGGGGtgggtaaaaaaataaaacttttaaaatttgaaatatttttcaaaataaactttaaaaaaaattgtggggagggggagggggcggtgagggtggggtgggggtaaaaaaataaaaaaatttaattttaattttttttttcaaaaaattatttatttttttggggggaggggggttAGGGTGGTCGGTGTAGGGATGGGggaaaaatgaaattttcaaaaataaatttttaattttttcttaaaaagaattttttttttttttttgggggtggGTGGGTTTCGTGGTAGGGGTGGTTAAGAAGAAAACATTGTAATTTGAAGTTGGAggagagttttgaaaaatattttttttaatttttggaagGAAGTCATTTCccttaaatttgagaaaaataaattaatttgaaaaatatttttcaaaatatttaagccaacaaatatgagaaaattaaaaaatattttctggaAAACAAATGTTTTcctcataccaaacacactcttAATCTTTTCGCATTGTACAAAAAATATGTTATGTGAGTgtgtctttttaaaaatttaagatgATGAGtcttttctttataaaatataaatttatgattcaagttttatatttattttttaaaattgaaatcatgatttgaaatctcaaatcataattttttataaaaattttaatttaaatttaaaatcatgatcccaaattacatatttaaatgTTGATATGAAATCATGACATTATATTGCATATTCAAACGTATGCTAGATTGTTTTATATTTGGCTAGTGCACACATCATTGTTGTATAATTATATTTAGAAAAGTTGCCAGAAATAATCGTCCAGCAAAGCAATAGACAACAAATGTATACTAGTTACTATTTTTTATACATTAATGCAATATACATGAGATATATAGTTTtatacataataacatatatttttatatagttGAATATTGACTACAATTATCTTGGGTCCATAGGTCAAATATGTAATTTATCCAATTATATGTATTTGGCATGCCGGGATAATTTTCatgacaaatatatttttttatgtttgattGGTGAGTTTGAgattattttcaagaaaaaaaatatataactatAGATTAATTATAATATCAATAAATGCGAGAATATTTCAATGAAACTTTTTAGTAAAAAACAATTAATCgtgtttaaattttaatttgtaatCTTCGAGTAACCCATATGCCTTTAATGCTTAAATACATATTTGCATGATgataaatatgagaaaatgactttttatgaattatatttttgtataaatcAATATGgatgttgaaaaatatttaaaagtgaGCTGAATGGTTTGTGTGGCCTAATGAGTGAATTGAGAAAAACTAACTAAAATATGAGATCTCTCTCAAACCTCCCTTACAAGTTACGATCTCCCTTACAATGTAAATCTATCTTGAGAATTAGAAGTTAATTGTGTCTGGACAGAATATTATTACGAGATAATACAACATAGGatctgaacaaggtcacaatgtCTCACACTGCAAGAGTTAGTGTGATATGAAGCCTGAAATGAATCAATTGTGATAGAAAATTCAGTGATCaacaaaaaaatcattaatttaaaaGTAGATAGATTGATCAAGCGCTTGCTTACGCTGACATATATGTACTTATATAAAGTAATgtatcaatatgaacatgaatttcCTTATTTCAAACtcgaaaattcaaaattaattttaataatagtTTCTTAATACAAACTAATTCACTTATCGCCAATTATATATCTTCGGAAGCATATGTGGGGATCGTACAATTTTTCACTGTGTAATTAcctaaaataaaagtaaattaaaGGTAGAGATGTATTTTATAGGGATACATGCAAATCATAAAACAATGTCTTTTAATTTCTCAATTGAGGCAAGCCATTAAGAATTAAAGGATTATTGCGCATATATTTGTCTTCTTGGTTTACCCTTAATTTTTACTTCTCCAATAATTCTTTTTACTATCTCATGCCTCAATATGATCCCATTTCATCTAATAATAGGAAAAGGTAAAGGAAAGCGGATAATTTTTCAGtgaaatttttttggaaaaattacttgattgagtgttttttaaaaattaattatcaattttagcgatattttttatttattaccatttatagcaatatatagcaatactatgataaatctacacttgtattaaaagtgaattatgcatacaatataaatgtattataagtgttttaaaatatatattatgtttgtgtagtaagaaactaacataatgtattataaatctattaaaatatgtgatgaatgtattatccatctataaaacttgtattatatatgttttataaatagttctctgcaatatgtattaaaattgtattataagtgttcactgaaaaaaaatgtttattgctataaatggtaaatatttttttaatattatatatttatgtaagtttcccaattttttttcatcatacaatattattttacaCCATATTATTATAGTCCAAATAGAATTAGGATTTGGTTCAGTTGTGTCCTCCTATAAATACAATACACTAAATCACTTCCCAAAACACCTAAATTACTCTGCTCTTCACAGATTAACGTATATACATGGCTGGCGCAACAAAATTAGCTGTCTTCTTCGCGATTCTATCTCTGTTTTGCATTGATGTCGCACAGGGTTCGAAAGGATGTCCGTTTAAGTCTCTGTACCAGCAATATGGAAATTCAATCTCAATTGATCATCAACACCATTCCATTCATGTTAACAACAACACATCTCATGAAGATTCTGACTTCTTTGCTAAACATCAATGGCTCAAAAATCACATTATCGCGATGCATAAAGAGAAAAGTACAAGTAATAATGACTACAACAATTGGGACTCCTACATGGCCGACGCAGCAAAATTAGTAGGATTCCTAGTCGTTCTTCTCGCGATTCTCCGTCTATTTTGTGTTGATCATGGCGCTCACGCTCTGAAAGAATGTCCATTTAAATCGCTGTACAACAAATATGGAAATTCCATCTTCAATGGTGCTACTCATGAAACGTTTATTCACACAATGGATCATCATCAATCAATTGTTAACAACAACACTCATGCCTTCTTTGATCAACATCAATGGCTCAAAAACCACGTTAGCATGATGCAGAAAAAACGGATATTCTAATTGTGAAAATAGAATCATAAGTATTAgtttatctatatttttttagttttgttaTCAGCGGTATACACTCGTTTTCCCATTTCTTCATGAGCTCTATTTTGAATGTAAACTATAAGATACGTAGGTGCTCAATGATTGTTAAGTATGTTTGGTTGTGGTTACTCCAAAAAATCTCCACatgaaattatgttttttccCCCTCTTATAATTACGAATTTATGATATCCGAGTTAGTTTATTACTTTTCCGTTAAGGTATATCGAGTAAAAAATTATCTAGTGTTTTTGCTTTTGtcgaatttgaacttaacatcATAATTCTCAATCAAGGTGaacttcaatttatttattttaaatcgtAAAAGTTGAAAACGAGCACTTCATTTAAAATCTATATTTTCAAACCAATATTCATTTCATGTTCAAATACTAAAATTCCAAACACTTATGATCAGTCTAGTAATTGCAAAGGCTGAAATACTAATCTATCATAAAAGATTgcatttcaaaagtttaaaataGTTCAAATTACAGTTTAAAGGTTTAGGAGTTGgagaaaatattcaaatttaccctttaaattatatgaaataaattaaatttatttacaaACTATGTGAAATCATTCAAAGTTGCCGTACCTTAATGTTTCACATAAGTTTAGATGCAACTATGACCCATTTCACAAGTTTAGACCTTTGCCCATGCTGTAGTaataaaaatccaaataaataaataaattaaacaaacaggaagattacaaaaaaaatgataattcacCTTAATAAAAATCTTAGTTCAAATTCTTTAGAAATAAACTTTTGATCGCGAACCTAAATTAGTCagagctatatatatatatatatatatatatatatatatatatatatatatatttacagaTACTATACCCGCCAAAGCCTGATGGAGAAACGCTGGTCCCACAGGGGATTACAAACCAAGTGGCGTATCCTCTTAATACTTCCAACTCTGAACTCTTCTTCACAAAAATATCTCAATTTTCACTCTGGGATCATCTTCAATGGCTGCACTAACTTCAGTTTCATTGACCCGTGTACCTTTTTCCATCTCCAACCTTCAAATTCGAAGAAATTACAGACGATTGCCTATTATACTTgcatcaacatcatcatcagCTATGCCTTCTCACGAATCATCATCATCGTCCACAGAAATTGGAAGTATATTAGCCTCACCAAAAGTGCCCTTTGTTGAGTCCTCTAAAACCCATCAAAATGGATTCATGGCAAATCCCAATGGAAACCCACTTGTTAGATTTTTTCAGCACACTGAGTCTGCCATTGAAAGGGTACAAACTTgattttgttcttcttcttcttcttctttcttgcTACTTTTTTTTCCATCACTATGGTGTCTAGGATAGCTTTCGCTCAACTCAACTAATTCCATGGGATATCTTCCACCTCCAGTAACTCTATCTTCCAATCCCAGGAGGAGAGATGCCACCTAGTATTTTTTGTTTCCTCTGGTATTTAAACCTAGAGCTCATGGCTCTCAACCACTAGACCCACCCTTGGGTGCCTTTCTTGCTACTTATTTTTACTACTATTTGTTTGTTTAGTTTATGGCAAAGCTAGTAAGGTGTGGATTCCACCCAATTAGTAACTTTGGTTCAAACTCTTTGTGGTAAGAAatatactatataatatatactagtataaattattgattttgaaTCCATTAACTTAAAAGGGGCTAAATTCCCAAATCTATAAACTTCAAATGGTAGCTCCACCTCTGGTTTAATCGTCCATTATTCTATTCTACCCTTGATGTAATTCTCAAGGGCTCTTCCAACTCTCTGATAATCTTTCTAAAAGCTATTGGTATAGCGTATTTGaagatcataacataatagcttAAAACAAGATTAAAGAGTTGTATCCGGCTAAACAATTGGACACTGAGCTTGTTTTATGCGACTGTACTATAATTAGAATCAGAAAATTAAGAATATGATATGCCCATATGGAAGTAATAAAGCAAAACAAAAGTTATTTAGTGCAGTGGCAACAGCTCTAACAATGGTTTCGTGAAAAGTGAGGTTTCAAGTCcatattctcaaaatatagaatcACTACAAGATGGTATCAAGAATTGACACTTGAGTTCTAATTTCAATATCTGTTCAATATCACTAGAAAATTGATGTATGTTTCACATATCTGTTGCTCACTGCTTATTTTGGGCAGGCTATATTTGACTTTCGTTTTCTGGCACTCCTTGCTGTTGGAGGTTCGTTGGCTGGTTCTTTGCTCTGCTTCCTCAATGTAATTCCTTTTTTCAAGCGTcccttatttttaaaatttgaagtatgAAAATATCTGAGTATCATCTATTATATGTGGttaattttttatatctttGTGTTTCGTGGTGAAATTTAGGATGCTGGACTTCTGTTAAGGATGTAATTGAGGCACAAACTTGGATACATTAGTGCACTTGTTGTTTTATAGACCACACATAATCCATAGACCGGCAAGATGTGGATAATTTCTATATGATTTATAGATGCTTTagggtgattgggtatattaGACTTCTTTCTTCAAACAACTTCAGGAGTTATTTTTTGATTCAGTATATGAAGATGGCTTGTTGAAAACCAGACTAACATTAGTCCATCATAATTCTGTTATCATACATCATGCATTGAGAGAAAACACAGTATCTTGGGAGCCAGTTATTCCTAATCCATTACCGAAGTCTTCTTGGAGCTCGTTCTCCTGCATCTCAAGATATCACAATTTATCAGACTATCACTAGCTAAAAGCACCAATGATTAAATGATGTAATTGCAGATGCAATTTACCGTTTGTCCTCAATCTGTTTGGAAACTCTATCTTAACTTCTAAAATATCAGTTGATTATCAGTCTATAGCTTATTAAGTGCATTACATTTATCCTCGGTCGATTGTTTATTTAGGTACACTATTGCTTCTAAAAGCCTCGCTCTCTCTAGTGTTTTAAGGCGTAAAACATTGATTTTGCTTCATACAGTGGTCCTCAACTAATGTGCTTCTTACTCTCCCTTCTACTACATGTCATCATCAGGACAGGAAATAATTCCACTTTTACCGGTTCTATCAGTTGTTTATACAGTTAAATTCCCATTGGTAGGGTTGTGTTTACATTGTTGACGCTTACAAGGTTTATTGGACGAGCTGTGTCAAAGGAATTCACACAGGACAGATGGTTCTACGATTGGTTGAAGCTATAGGTGAGTTTTTGAATAATCTTGATTTTCTTTAAGATCATCATGCTTTTCATCAGAAATTCAAAATAGACGAGCATCTCAGTGTAGGGGAGACATCTGACGGTTGCACTTAAATGTAGCTTCAATCATCCATCTTTTGATGACCACTTTGAAATGTTTGTGCACCACAGAATATGTGCTAATGCTATCCCATTCTAAATTTTCCCGAACGTTAGAGTCATTTGCTGCTAAATTATCTATATTACTCCGAGCTAGGGGTGGCAATTGGGCGAGTTGGGTCAAGTTTGAACGGGTCATAATGGGTTAAGATGACAATtgggtcaagacccaacccaacccaaattaGTTTGGGTCAAAACGGGGTGGGTCAAAATGGATGAGGTAATGGGTAATATAAcgggtcaagacccaacccaacccaatttttactaagcttaattattttatttgttcttttaaactattttagtacctaataaaattatttttttctttattatggttgtatataacatatcaaattgaaaaaaaagttttttaaaaatattttaacaagattTCTCATGAGCCAATTCGGGTTACGTATCAACCCAATTTTTTATGGGTTGAAATGGGTTGAACTAATGAATGGGCGGGTCAATAACCAACCCAAACTTAAACgggttgggttgggttgggCGGGTTGGGTTTGATTTTGCCACCCCTTCTCCGAGTCTTCTACCTAACTACCACTTTCTAATGGAAGATTATACGCAAAATTTATCAGCCGAGAAGAAAGCTTAACACTTTATACTGATATTTACACCAGAATCTGATATTCATCTAAAAGATCACTCTGTAGATGGATAAAAAAATCCTTTTCTAATCTTCCTAAAGTGAATCATCTATGGTACTTCAGTAAACAACCTGTGTACAGTTGCACttaactttattttattgtaaCTTTCTTTGGTTATCTTGTAAATTATCGATGAAGTATTTTTACCTTGCTTTCAATACTGCTCTGGAAGTCATGAACTAGTTGTATAGAGGTTGTGGTTGTTGTGAAAGAATATTCAGTTGTAGCTTGTATAGAAGTTGCAGAATTTCCAACTAAAATGTCAATT
This window encodes:
- the LOC129886996 gene encoding uncharacterized protein LOC129886996 gives rise to the protein MAALTSVSLTRVPFSISNLQIRRNYRRLPIILASTSSSAMPSHESSSSSTEIGSILASPKVPFVESSKTHQNGFMANPNGNPLVRFFQHTESAIERAIFDFRFLALLAVGGSLAGSLLCFLNGCVYIVDAYKVYWTSCVKGIHTGQMVLRLVEAIDVYLAGTVMLIFGMGLYGLFITNISPDVHPTADRALKQSSLFGMFALKERPKWMKISSLDELKTKVGHVIVMILLVKMFERSKMVTIATGTDLLSYSVCIFLSSASLYILHNLHKSE